The genomic DNA CGGACCGGTGTCGCCGTCGCCGACCCGCTTGAAGTCCTGGGCGGGCTGCATCGCCCGCACGCTCCGCCCGTCGGTGACCGCGAACAGGCTGACCTCGGGCCCGTCGAGGTAGGCCTCGACGACGACGCGCTCGCAGCCGGCCGCGTGCGCCAGGGCGGCCTCGCGGTCGGAGGTCACGACGACGCCCTTGCCGGCGGCGAGCCCGTCGTCCTTGACCACGTACGGCGCCCCGAACTCCTCCAGCGCGGCCGCGACCTCATCGGCGGTGCGGCACAGGCGCGAGGCCGCGGTCGGCACCCCGGCGACCTCCATGACGTCCTTGGCGAAGGCCTTGCTGCCCTCGAGCTGGGCCGCGGCGGCCGACGGGCCGAAGCAGGCGATCCCCACCGCGCGGACGGCGTCGGCCACCCCGACCACCAGCGGCGCCTCCGGACCGACGACGACCAGGTCGGCTCCTAGGCGCTGCGCGAGCGCGCTGACCGCGGCGCCGTCCAGCGGGTTCACGGGGTGGTTCGTCGCGACCTCGGCCGTGCCCGGGTTGCCCGGCGCGACGTGCACCTGCGCCACCCCCGGGTCGCGCGCGAGCGCGAGGGCGAGCGCGTGCTCCCGTCCGCCGGAACCGAGGACGAGCACGCTGAGCGGGTCGGGCACGTCGCGAGATCCTACCCAGCGGCGACCTCCGGACCCTCGACCGAGCGCAGCCCCGGGCACGAGGACGACCTAGGGTGCGACCGTGCTCGAGCCGGACCCCGGACCGTCGTTCCCCCGCCTGCACGTCCGGCCGCGCCGGGGCTGGCTGAACGACCCGAACGGGCTCTGCCGGGTCGACGGGACCTACCACGTCTTCTTCCAGCACAACCCGTACGAGCCCGTCCACGGCCACGTGCACTGGGGCCACGTGAGCTCCGACGACCTGCTGCGCTGGACCGAGCACCCGCTCGCTCTCGTCCCGCAGCCCGGGACGCCCGACGCGGCCGGCTGCTGGAGCGGCTGCGTCACCGTCGACGACGGCGTGCCGACCGCGGTCTTCACCGCGGTCCCCGACCACGCCTGGAACGCCGGCGCGCTGCTCGCCCGCGGTGACGCCACCCTGACGAGGTGGACGCCCGGCCGGTCCTTCGTGGCGGGACCGCCCTTCCTCGAGGGCGTGGAGGAGGTGCGGGACCCCTTCGTCTTCCACGTCGACGGGCACCGCTACGTCGTGCAGGGCGCGGGGTCGCGCCACGGCCGCCCCAGCCTGCTGCTCTGGGCCGCCGACGACCTGGAGGCGTGGACCGACCTCGGGTCGCTGCTCACCGACGACGACCCGGTCGCCGCCGTCGTCGCCGAGGCGAACCTCTGGGAGTGCCCGAACCTCGTCCGGCTCCCGGTGGCCGGTGCGGACGAGGGAGAGGAGCACGAGCGCTGGGTGCTGCTGGTCTCGCTGTGGCGCTGGGTCGACGAGGCGCACGAGCTGGCCGGCGTCCGCTACCTCGTGGGCGACCTCCAGCCCGACGGCCCCGGGCTGCGGTTCGTCGCGGCCTCGGGCGGGGTGGTCGACCACGGCGCCGCCTTCTACGCCCCGCAGGTGCTCCCCGACGGCGATCGCACCCTGCTGTGGGGCTGGTCCTGGGAGGTCGGGCGCAGCGAGGACCAGGTCCGCGACGCCGGCTGGGCCGGCGTCCTGACCTTCCCGCGCGAGCTCGTCCTCGACGCCGCCGGCACCCTGGTCGCGCGTCCGGCGCGGGAGCTCGCGGAGCTGCGCCGTGACCCGCTCGCCCTGTCCGGGGCCCCGCTCGGGGTGGCGGCGTTCGAGCTGCGCTGCACCGCGGCGGCGCGGCTGCGGCTCGTCGACGACGGGCGGGAGGTGTTCGGCCTCGACGTGGGCGGGTCGTCGGACGCACCGACGACGGTCCTGGTGGACGGCAGCCTCGTCGAGGTCTTCCGCGCCGGCGGCACCCGCACCGAGCGCGCCTACCCGACGGCGACGAGCGGGTGGTTCGTCGACGCCGACCCGGCGGCGCTCGAGGGCTGGGTGCTGGGTCTCGGCTGAGCGGGGCGGCGGTCCGACCGACGGGCCCGGCTCAGCCGGTCGGCATCGCGCGGAGCCGGGGCGGCCCGACGGACTCCCCGGCGTGCACAGGGCAGACGAAGGTGAGCCGTCGTACGTCGGGGTGGCCGAGGCGCAGCTGCTCGACCAGCAGGTCGAGGGCGTGGGTGGCGATGACCTCGTCGGGCCGCTCGACGCGCGTGACCGCCGGCACCAGCTGGCTGGCCAGGTCCTCCCCGTCGTCCAGGCTGACCAGGGAGAGGTCGTCCGGGACGCGGAGCCCGAGGTCGGCGGCTGCGAGCAGCGCACCGAGGGCCAGGCGCTCGTGGGTGCACACCAGCGCGGTGGGCGGCAGGTCGGAGGACAGCAGCCGCCGCGCGCCGTCGTAGCCGTCCTCCACGCTGTGCCCGGCCTCCACGACGACCGGCGGGGCGAGACCCGCATCCGCCGTCGCCCGGGTCACGCCCTGCACCCGGCGCTCCGAGGCCAGGCCCTCGCGCCCGGCCAGCACGCCGAGCACCCGGTGGCCCGCGTCGAGCAGCAGGTGCGCCGCGCTGAGGCCCGCCCCGACCTCGTCGGGCACCAGCGAGGACGCCGCGAGCGCGTCGTCGAAGCAGTTGACCAGCACCGTCGGCACGGCCGTGACGG from Microlunatus sagamiharensis includes the following:
- the purD gene encoding phosphoribosylamine--glycine ligase — translated: MPDPLSVLVLGSGGREHALALALARDPGVAQVHVAPGNPGTAEVATNHPVNPLDGAAVSALAQRLGADLVVVGPEAPLVVGVADAVRAVGIACFGPSAAAAQLEGSKAFAKDVMEVAGVPTAASRLCRTADEVAAALEEFGAPYVVKDDGLAAGKGVVVTSDREAALAHAAGCERVVVEAYLDGPEVSLFAVTDGRSVRAMQPAQDFKRVGDGDTGPNTGGMGAYTPLPWAPPDLVEEVTRRVLEPTVREMAARGVPFSGLLYAGLALTSRGLQVVEFNARFGDPETQPLLARLRTPLGRLLHAAATGTLGEEPELEWSDDAAVGVVLAAGGYPGTPSLGGTVTGLDAVAGTGASVVQAGTADGGDGTVVSSGGRVLTVVGTGSDLAAARAVAYAGLERIGLQGSFFRHDIAQQAALRQAQGASTA
- a CDS encoding glycoside hydrolase family 32 protein, which gives rise to MLEPDPGPSFPRLHVRPRRGWLNDPNGLCRVDGTYHVFFQHNPYEPVHGHVHWGHVSSDDLLRWTEHPLALVPQPGTPDAAGCWSGCVTVDDGVPTAVFTAVPDHAWNAGALLARGDATLTRWTPGRSFVAGPPFLEGVEEVRDPFVFHVDGHRYVVQGAGSRHGRPSLLLWAADDLEAWTDLGSLLTDDDPVAAVVAEANLWECPNLVRLPVAGADEGEEHERWVLLVSLWRWVDEAHELAGVRYLVGDLQPDGPGLRFVAASGGVVDHGAAFYAPQVLPDGDRTLLWGWSWEVGRSEDQVRDAGWAGVLTFPRELVLDAAGTLVARPARELAELRRDPLALSGAPLGVAAFELRCTAAARLRLVDDGREVFGLDVGGSSDAPTTVLVDGSLVEVFRAGGTRTERAYPTATSGWFVDADPAALEGWVLGLG
- a CDS encoding LacI family DNA-binding transcriptional regulator — its product is MTRRATAQDVADLAGVSRSAVSLVLNGRADGNISRAKQEAVREAAEQLRYTPNAVALSLRSKRTGTIGVLTWPDRRHMPLALLGAVYTAASRAGYLLMMVDAVQRPTQVDALVDRRVDGFVVVAPELTAYPAPEAVTAVPTVLVNCFDDALAASSLVPDEVGAGLSAAHLLLDAGHRVLGVLAGREGLASERRVQGVTRATADAGLAPPVVVEAGHSVEDGYDGARRLLSSDLPPTALVCTHERLALGALLAAADLGLRVPDDLSLVSLDDGEDLASQLVPAVTRVERPDEVIATHALDLLVEQLRLGHPDVRRLTFVCPVHAGESVGPPRLRAMPTG